The following are from one region of the Fusarium verticillioides 7600 chromosome 1, whole genome shotgun sequence genome:
- a CDS encoding tubulin alpha chain → MVDNVIDRIRRVADNCQSLQGFLIFHSFGGGTGSGFGALLLERLSTEYGKKSKLEFAVYPAPRTSTAVVEPYNAVLSTHSTIENSDCTFLVDNEAVYDICRRNLDIPRPSYEHLNRLIAQVVSSITSSLRFDGALNVDLNEFQTNLVPYPRIHYPLISYAPVISSAKSEHESFKVQELTFQCFEPNNQMVVCDPRNGKYMAVALLYRGDVVPRDCNAAIAALKAKASFNLVEWCPTGFKLGINYQKPMAVPAAPEAGGLAPVKRSVSMLSNTTAIAEAWSRLDYKFDLMHSKRAFVHWYVGEGMEEGEFTEAREDLAALEKDYEEVAADSFEPEEELEY, encoded by the exons ATGGTTGACAATGTCATTGACCGCATTCGTCGTGTCGCCG ACAACTGCCAGTCTCTTCAGGGTTTCCTGATCTTCCACTCCTTCGGTGGTGGTACCGGTTCTGGTTTCGGtgctcttctcctcgagcgTCTCTCTACCGAGTACGGCAAGAAGTCTAAGCTCGAGTTCGCCGTCTACCCTGCTCCCCGAACCTCAACTGCCGTTGTTGAGCCTTACAACGCTGTTCTCTCTACCCACAGCACTATTGAGAACTCTGACTGTACTTTCCTCGTCGATAACGAGGCTGTTTACGACATTTGCCGTCGCAACCTCGATATCCCCCGACCCTCGTACGAGCACCTGAACCGTCTCATTGCCCAGGTTGTCAGCTCCATCACATCCTCTCTCCGATTTGACGGCGCTCTCAACGTCGATCTCAACGAGTTCCAGACCAACTTGGTTCCCTACCCTCGAATTCACTACCCTCTCATCAGCTACGCCCCTGTCATCTCCTCTGCCAAGAGTGAGCAtgagagcttcaaggtcCAAGAGCTTACCTTCCAGT GCTTCGAGCCCAATAACCAGATGGTTGTCTGCGATCCCCGAAACGGCAAGTACATGGCTGTCGCTCTTCTGTACCGCGGTGATGTCGTTCCCCGCGACTGCAACGCCGCCATCGCtgccctcaaggccaaggcctCATTCAACTTGGTCGAGTGGTGCCCCACTGGTTTCAAGCTCGGCATCAACTACCAGAAGCCCATGGCTGTCCCCGCCGCTCCTGAGGCTGGAGGCCTTGCCCCCGTCAAGCGATCCGTCTCTATGCTTTCCAACACCACCGCCATCGCTGAGGCTTGGTCCCGGCTCGACTACAAGTTCGATCTCATGCACAGCAAGCGTGCTTTCGTCCACTGGTACGTTGGTGAGGGTATGGAGGAAGGAGAGTTCACCGAGGCCAGAGAGGATCTCGCTGCTCTGGAGAAGGATTATGAGGAGGTTGCTGCCGACTCCTTTgagcctgaagaggagcTCGAGTACTAG
- a CDS encoding tubulin alpha chain produces the protein MKGEILHLHLGQAGTQLGNSAWELYLLEHGLGPDGRPDPNAPDIGDPGSFETFFTETSSGKHVPRSLFVDLDPSPIDEIRTGEYRNLFHPELLISGKEDAANNYARGHYTIGKEMVDNVIDRIRRVADNCQSLQGFLIFHSFGGGTGSGFGALLLERLSTEYGKKSKLEFAVYPAPRTSTAVVEPYNAVLSTHSTIENSDCTFLVDNEAVYDICRRNLDIPRPSYEHLNRLIAQVVSSITSSLRFDGALNVDLNEFQTNLVPYPRIHYPLISYAPVISSAKSEHESFKVQELTFQCFEPNNQMVVCDPRNGKYMAVALLYRGDVVPRDCNAAIAALKAKASFNLVEWCPTGFKLGINYQKPMAVPAAPEAGGLAPVKRSVSMLSNTTAIAEAWSRLDYKFDLMHSKRAFVHWYVGEGMEEGEFTEAREDLAALEKDYEEVAADSFEPEEELEY, from the exons ATGAAGGGCGAG ATTCTTCACCTCCACCTGGGCCAGGCTGGTACCCAGCTCGGTAACTCTGCTTGGGAGCT CTACCTTCTCGAGCACGGTCTCGGCCCCGATGGTCGCCCCGACCCCAATGCTCCCGATATTGGTGACCCTGGCTCTTTCGAGACATTCTTCACTGAGACGAGCAGCGGCAAGCATGTTCCTCGATCTCTCTTCGTCGACCTCGACCCCTCTCCCATTGACGAGATCCGAACTGGCGAATACCGTAACCTTTTCCACCCCGAGTTGTTGATCAGCGGCAAGGAGGATGCCGCCAACAACTATGCTCGTGGTCATTACACCATTGGCAAGGAGATGGTTGACAATGTCATTGACCGCATTCGTCGTGTCGCCG ACAACTGCCAGTCTCTTCAGGGTTTCCTGATCTTCCACTCCTTCGGTGGTGGTACCGGTTCTGGTTTCGGtgctcttctcctcgagcgTCTCTCTACCGAGTACGGCAAGAAGTCTAAGCTCGAGTTCGCCGTCTACCCTGCTCCCCGAACCTCAACTGCCGTTGTTGAGCCTTACAACGCTGTTCTCTCTACCCACAGCACTATTGAGAACTCTGACTGTACTTTCCTCGTCGATAACGAGGCTGTTTACGACATTTGCCGTCGCAACCTCGATATCCCCCGACCCTCGTACGAGCACCTGAACCGTCTCATTGCCCAGGTTGTCAGCTCCATCACATCCTCTCTCCGATTTGACGGCGCTCTCAACGTCGATCTCAACGAGTTCCAGACCAACTTGGTTCCCTACCCTCGAATTCACTACCCTCTCATCAGCTACGCCCCTGTCATCTCCTCTGCCAAGAGTGAGCAtgagagcttcaaggtcCAAGAGCTTACCTTCCAGT GCTTCGAGCCCAATAACCAGATGGTTGTCTGCGATCCCCGAAACGGCAAGTACATGGCTGTCGCTCTTCTGTACCGCGGTGATGTCGTTCCCCGCGACTGCAACGCCGCCATCGCtgccctcaaggccaaggcctCATTCAACTTGGTCGAGTGGTGCCCCACTGGTTTCAAGCTCGGCATCAACTACCAGAAGCCCATGGCTGTCCCCGCCGCTCCTGAGGCTGGAGGCCTTGCCCCCGTCAAGCGATCCGTCTCTATGCTTTCCAACACCACCGCCATCGCTGAGGCTTGGTCCCGGCTCGACTACAAGTTCGATCTCATGCACAGCAAGCGTGCTTTCGTCCACTGGTACGTTGGTGAGGGTATGGAGGAAGGAGAGTTCACCGAGGCCAGAGAGGATCTCGCTGCTCTGGAGAAGGATTATGAGGAGGTTGCTGCCGACTCCTTTgagcctgaagaggagcTCGAGTACTAG